A stretch of Myceligenerans xiligouense DNA encodes these proteins:
- the recQ gene encoding DNA helicase RecQ: MVPRLAAVTLADAATSPDTAVDPALDTLRRVFGYAEFRPGQREIVDTVVAGGDALVLMPTGGGKSLCYQIPSLVRRGTGVVVSPLIALMQDQVDALDALGVRAGFLNSTQDAASRRAVERAYTDGELDLLYLAPERLRLDATVRLLERGEIALFAIDEAHCVSQWGHDFRPDYLELSRLHERWPDVPRIALTATATQATREEIATRLDLTGARHFVASFDRPNIQYRIVPKDGAKRQLLDLLRTEHAGDAGIVYCLSRASVEETAEFLTAQGIRALPYHAGLPAEVRARNQAAFLREDGLVIVATIAFGMGIDKPDVRFVAHLDLPKSVEGYYQETGRAGRDGLASTAWLAYGLSDVVQQRKMIAGSDGDAAHRRRLGTHLDAMLALCETVECRRVQLLNYFGQAAEPCGNCDTCLAPPESWDGTVAAQKFLSAVYRLDRERNQRFGVGHVVDILRGKATPKVNQWGHDSLTVFGVGEDLGEGEWRTVVRQLLAQGLLTVEGNHGTLLLTDGSADVLGRRREVRLRRDPERTRARAAAKAKKKPAPDLELSAEDTGLFERLRAWRAGVAKEQGVPAYVVFHDATLRAVAAARPASLEELGGISGVGESKLAKYGAGVLETVRA, from the coding sequence ATGGTTCCTAGACTGGCCGCCGTGACTCTCGCCGACGCCGCTACCTCTCCCGATACCGCCGTCGATCCCGCCCTCGACACCCTGCGCAGGGTGTTCGGCTACGCGGAGTTCCGCCCGGGGCAGCGGGAGATCGTCGACACCGTGGTCGCCGGCGGGGACGCGCTCGTGCTGATGCCCACGGGTGGCGGGAAGTCGTTGTGCTACCAGATCCCGTCGCTGGTGCGCCGGGGGACGGGCGTGGTCGTCTCGCCACTGATCGCGCTGATGCAGGACCAGGTGGACGCGCTCGACGCGCTCGGGGTGCGGGCCGGGTTCCTCAACTCCACGCAGGACGCCGCCTCGCGCCGCGCCGTCGAGCGCGCGTACACGGACGGGGAGCTCGATCTGCTGTACCTCGCCCCGGAACGGCTCCGCCTCGACGCGACCGTGCGGCTCCTGGAGCGGGGCGAGATCGCGTTGTTCGCGATCGACGAGGCGCACTGCGTCTCGCAGTGGGGCCACGACTTCCGGCCCGACTACCTGGAACTCTCCCGCCTGCACGAGCGCTGGCCCGACGTGCCCCGCATCGCCCTCACCGCGACCGCCACGCAGGCCACCCGCGAGGAGATCGCCACGCGCCTCGACCTCACGGGCGCGCGGCACTTCGTCGCGAGCTTCGACCGGCCCAACATCCAGTACCGCATCGTGCCGAAGGACGGCGCGAAGCGGCAGCTCCTCGACCTGCTGCGCACGGAGCACGCGGGCGACGCCGGGATCGTCTACTGCCTGTCGCGCGCCTCGGTGGAGGAGACCGCCGAGTTCCTCACGGCACAGGGCATCCGCGCCCTGCCGTACCACGCCGGTCTGCCGGCGGAGGTCCGGGCGCGTAACCAGGCGGCGTTCCTCCGCGAGGACGGCCTCGTCATCGTCGCCACGATCGCGTTCGGGATGGGCATCGACAAGCCCGACGTCCGTTTCGTCGCCCACCTCGACCTGCCCAAGTCGGTCGAGGGCTACTACCAGGAGACCGGACGCGCGGGCCGTGACGGGTTGGCGTCGACGGCGTGGCTCGCGTACGGGCTGTCCGACGTCGTCCAGCAGCGCAAGATGATCGCCGGTTCCGACGGCGACGCCGCGCACCGCCGCCGCCTCGGGACCCACCTCGACGCGATGCTCGCGCTGTGCGAGACCGTCGAGTGCCGCCGCGTGCAGCTCCTGAACTACTTCGGGCAGGCGGCGGAGCCGTGCGGCAACTGCGACACCTGCCTCGCCCCGCCCGAGTCCTGGGACGGGACGGTCGCCGCCCAGAAGTTCCTCTCGGCCGTGTACCGGCTGGACCGGGAGCGCAACCAGCGGTTCGGCGTCGGGCACGTGGTGGACATCCTGCGGGGCAAGGCCACGCCCAAGGTGAACCAGTGGGGGCACGACAGCCTCACCGTGTTCGGCGTCGGCGAGGACCTGGGCGAGGGGGAGTGGCGCACCGTGGTGCGCCAGCTCCTGGCGCAGGGCCTGCTCACCGTGGAGGGGAACCACGGCACGCTGCTGCTCACCGACGGCAGCGCGGACGTGCTGGGACGACGGCGTGAGGTGCGGCTGCGGCGGGACCCCGAGCGGACCCGGGCACGGGCGGCGGCGAAGGCGAAGAAGAAGCCGGCGCCGGACCTCGAGCTGTCCGCCGAGGACACCGGGTTGTTCGAGCGGCTCCGTGCCTGGCGGGCCGGTGTCGCGAAGGAACAGGGCGTGCCGGCGTACGTCGTCTTCCACGACGCGACCCTGCGGGCCGTCGCCGCGGCCCGCCCGGCGAGCCTGGAGGAGCTCGGTGGGATCAGCGGCGTCGGCGAGAGCAAGCTCGCCAAGTACGGCGCGGGCGTGCTGGAGACGGTCAGGGCTTGA
- a CDS encoding class I SAM-dependent methyltransferase, translating to MESRTTSRQRRLWERAAPGYDRSMVWFERNLLRDGRGWLGERTRGNVLLVAVGTGRDLPYLHDDVTSVTGIDLSPPMLDQARRRAAALGRDADLREGDAENLPFGDASFDTVTCVLSLCTIPRPEVALAEAKRVLKPGGRLLLLDHIGSTWPPVRLGQWLVEAITVPSSGEHFTRRQLGTVRDLGLEVVERDRYGMGMVERVHAVKP from the coding sequence ATGGAATCGCGTACGACGTCGAGGCAACGCCGGCTCTGGGAACGCGCCGCGCCCGGCTACGACCGCAGCATGGTCTGGTTCGAGCGTAACCTGCTGCGGGACGGCCGCGGCTGGCTCGGCGAGCGCACCCGCGGGAACGTGCTCCTGGTCGCCGTCGGCACCGGCCGCGACCTGCCGTACCTGCACGACGACGTGACCTCGGTGACGGGCATCGACCTCAGCCCGCCCATGCTGGACCAGGCCCGGCGCCGCGCGGCCGCGCTCGGCCGCGACGCCGACCTGCGCGAGGGCGATGCCGAGAACCTTCCGTTCGGCGACGCGTCGTTCGACACCGTGACCTGTGTGCTCTCGCTCTGCACCATCCCGCGCCCGGAGGTGGCGCTGGCCGAGGCGAAGCGCGTCCTGAAACCCGGCGGGCGCCTGCTGCTCCTGGACCACATCGGCAGCACCTGGCCGCCGGTCCGCCTGGGCCAGTGGCTCGTCGAGGCGATCACGGTCCCGAGCTCGGGCGAGCACTTCACCCGCCGCCAGCTCGGCACGGTGCGCGACCTCGGTCTCGAGGTCGTGGAGAGGGACCGCTACGGGATGGGGATGGTCGAGCGGGTGCACGCGGTCAAGCCCTGA
- a CDS encoding aminoacyl-tRNA deacylase — protein sequence MTSTTPPEPALADAAARGLDVTLRPRRADPDGGTGTDGLVPVKTIVLHQREGFVFVLVPLEERFSWPKLRAALGVNRVRLPSAEEAYEATGYRVGTITPLGAGTAFPVLADRRILGHDIVLGSGSPDHAVRVRADDLVRAYDATVLDLAPES from the coding sequence ATGACTTCCACGACGCCTCCCGAGCCCGCCCTGGCGGACGCCGCGGCTCGCGGGCTGGACGTGACGCTGCGCCCCCGCCGAGCTGATCCGGACGGGGGGACCGGCACGGACGGGCTCGTCCCCGTCAAGACGATCGTGCTGCACCAGCGGGAGGGGTTCGTCTTCGTGCTGGTGCCGCTGGAGGAGCGGTTCTCCTGGCCGAAGCTGCGCGCGGCGCTGGGCGTGAACCGCGTGCGGCTGCCCAGCGCGGAGGAGGCCTACGAGGCGACCGGGTACCGCGTGGGAACCATCACCCCGCTCGGGGCCGGCACCGCCTTCCCGGTGCTGGCGGACCGCCGCATCCTCGGGCACGACATCGTGCTCGGCTCGGGCAGTCCCGATCACGCGGTGCGTGTCCGCGCGGACGATCTCGTGCGGGCCTACGACGCCACCGTCCTGGACCTCGCGCCGGAATCCTGA
- a CDS encoding hotdog fold domain-containing protein codes for MTEVYTMWQKLAGRPLGKRIFGIGYGLKVPYFRTIRPRFTEVRPGFGELVIRKRRGVLNHIGTVHAIAVCNGLEAAMGAMAEATVPDSKRWLPKGMEVAYTAKSTSDITCTAESDPAHWLAGSPDVPVTVTARRDDGTVVAEGTIHLWVTDRPKR; via the coding sequence GTGACAGAGGTGTACACGATGTGGCAGAAGCTGGCCGGCAGGCCGCTCGGCAAGCGGATCTTCGGGATCGGCTACGGCCTCAAGGTGCCGTACTTCCGGACGATCCGGCCCCGGTTCACGGAGGTGCGGCCGGGATTCGGCGAGCTGGTGATCCGCAAGCGGCGCGGCGTGCTGAACCACATCGGCACCGTGCACGCGATCGCCGTGTGCAACGGGCTGGAGGCCGCGATGGGCGCGATGGCCGAGGCCACCGTGCCGGACTCCAAGCGGTGGCTGCCCAAGGGCATGGAGGTCGCGTACACGGCGAAGTCGACGTCGGACATCACGTGCACGGCCGAGTCGGACCCGGCGCACTGGCTGGCCGGCTCCCCGGACGTCCCCGTCACGGTCACGGCCCGCCGCGACGACGGCACCGTGGTCGCCGAGGGCACCATCCACCTGTGGGTCACGGACAGGCCGAAGCGCTGA
- a CDS encoding N-acetylglucosamine kinase, translating to MRAGQAPGSASDTSEHHDVALTWEVGIDVGGTGSRLRGAPRGPGAGSIEPVDITGDPVRVVSRRSDAPDVLRDLCRRFTEQAGPGTTTAAAAVGMRGLRSMTLSRTLNPYHVHDALSETLGTGRTAVASDTITAHLGALRGRGGATLNVGSGAVAIGDDDLGRLHIADGLGPLIGDNGGGSWIGEEGLRAAARASYHDTRGSKRLLDEATATLGPPETWESQLRDAPDRVRVLAEFAPAVVRAAADGDVVCQTILAGSVQLLTDCLAAVLGRPGVRQVAATTGRLMAVGSPLRDAVHGLMPVKRVGVELVDAAGSPLDGALLLARRLVEDPEFPSYRPLLTVRTAERLAPLSASACP from the coding sequence ATGCGCGCAGGGCAGGCTCCGGGAAGCGCGTCCGACACCAGCGAGCACCACGACGTGGCACTGACCTGGGAGGTCGGTATCGACGTCGGCGGGACCGGATCACGGTTGCGCGGTGCGCCGAGAGGGCCGGGCGCCGGATCGATCGAGCCCGTCGACATCACCGGCGACCCCGTGCGCGTCGTGTCGCGCAGGTCCGACGCGCCCGACGTCCTCCGCGACCTGTGCCGCCGGTTCACGGAGCAGGCCGGGCCGGGTACGACGACGGCGGCCGCCGCCGTCGGGATGCGCGGCCTGCGGTCCATGACGCTCTCGCGCACGCTCAACCCCTACCACGTGCACGACGCGCTCAGCGAGACGCTCGGCACCGGCCGGACCGCCGTCGCGAGCGACACGATCACCGCCCACCTCGGCGCGCTGCGGGGGCGCGGCGGCGCCACGCTCAACGTCGGCTCGGGAGCGGTCGCGATCGGCGACGACGACCTGGGTCGCCTGCACATCGCCGATGGGCTCGGCCCGCTGATCGGCGACAACGGCGGCGGGTCGTGGATCGGCGAGGAAGGGCTGCGGGCGGCGGCCCGAGCCAGCTACCACGACACGCGCGGCTCGAAGCGGCTGCTCGACGAGGCGACCGCGACGCTCGGCCCCCCGGAGACCTGGGAGTCCCAGCTGCGCGACGCGCCCGACCGGGTGCGGGTCCTGGCCGAGTTCGCGCCCGCGGTGGTGCGCGCCGCGGCCGACGGCGACGTCGTCTGCCAGACGATCCTGGCCGGCTCCGTCCAGCTCCTCACCGACTGCCTCGCGGCGGTCCTCGGCAGGCCCGGGGTGCGGCAGGTCGCCGCGACCACCGGCCGCCTCATGGCGGTGGGCTCGCCGCTGCGGGACGCCGTGCACGGCCTCATGCCGGTCAAGCGGGTCGGCGTCGAGCTCGTCGACGCCGCCGGAAGCCCGCTCGACGGCGCGCTGCTGCTCGCGCGGCGCCTCGTGGAGGACCCCGAGTTCCCGTCCTACCGGCCGCTGCTGACGGTGCGGACGGCGGAGCGGCTCGCCCCGCTCAGCGCTTCGGCCTGTCCGTGA
- a CDS encoding BCCT family transporter: MIERTLDALAKKLGLRTNPTIFFVSAGLMVLFLLLLLLLPDRIGTAFGRLRDQIVTDLGWFFILGVTVWLVFLAAVALSRYGHLRLGGDDSRPEYSNMSWFAMLFAGGIGTVLMFWGVAEPMSHFATPPFADVEPYSVEAARDAMSISLYHLSLHTWAIFTLPGLAFGFFVYRYKLPLRVSSVFYPFLKERIHGPIGKTIDIFAVLGTLFGLAVSLGLGTSQVGAGINALVPAVPNSTWLQVGIIAVLTATAVASIVAGLDKGVKLLSNINILLAVGLMIFVLVFFQDSVFLLRQIFESFGLYLQDLVGLAFWNDSMAEFTKEGGWGWQGGWTVFYWAWTVTWAPFMGVFLARISRGRTVRQFVGGVLVAPSLFTLVWFAIFGWSAMRIDGIDGSGGELSEAVSQDVALAMFTFFENFPAATLVQGIAVIVVALFFATSSDSASLVVDMLCVGSTDAGPVRQRVFWGISEGALAASLIILGGVTGQDGLGALQQVITVIGLPIFLLVFLMMFSLVKGLRDERVAALEAQFADLAARRRFPHRSAGATPRPGGEPTRATVSDDGEPTPAPAPDDGEPSSGSV; the protein is encoded by the coding sequence ATGATCGAGCGCACACTCGACGCCCTCGCGAAGAAGCTGGGGCTGCGGACCAACCCGACGATCTTCTTCGTGTCGGCAGGGCTCATGGTGCTGTTCCTGCTCCTGCTGCTCCTGCTGCCGGACCGGATCGGCACGGCCTTCGGGAGGCTGCGGGACCAGATCGTCACGGACCTCGGATGGTTCTTCATCCTCGGCGTGACCGTATGGCTCGTCTTCCTCGCCGCGGTGGCGCTCAGTCGCTACGGCCACCTGCGTCTCGGCGGGGACGACTCCCGACCCGAGTACTCCAACATGTCCTGGTTCGCGATGTTGTTCGCGGGCGGCATCGGCACGGTCCTGATGTTCTGGGGCGTGGCCGAGCCGATGTCGCACTTCGCCACACCGCCGTTCGCCGACGTCGAGCCCTATTCGGTCGAGGCCGCGCGTGACGCGATGTCGATCTCGCTGTACCACCTGAGCCTGCACACCTGGGCGATCTTCACGCTGCCGGGCCTGGCCTTCGGGTTCTTCGTCTACCGGTACAAGCTGCCGCTCCGGGTCAGCTCCGTGTTCTACCCGTTCCTCAAGGAACGCATCCACGGCCCGATCGGCAAGACGATCGACATCTTCGCCGTGCTCGGCACGCTGTTCGGCCTCGCGGTCTCGTTGGGCCTCGGCACCTCGCAGGTGGGCGCCGGCATCAACGCGCTCGTGCCCGCCGTCCCCAACAGCACCTGGCTGCAGGTCGGGATCATCGCGGTGCTCACCGCGACGGCGGTGGCCTCGATCGTCGCCGGGCTCGACAAGGGCGTGAAGCTGCTGTCCAACATCAACATCCTGCTCGCCGTGGGGCTGATGATCTTCGTGCTGGTCTTCTTCCAGGACAGCGTGTTCCTGCTGCGGCAGATCTTCGAGAGCTTCGGCCTCTACCTGCAGGACCTCGTGGGCCTGGCGTTCTGGAACGACTCGATGGCCGAGTTCACCAAGGAGGGCGGCTGGGGCTGGCAGGGCGGCTGGACCGTCTTCTACTGGGCGTGGACGGTCACCTGGGCGCCGTTCATGGGCGTCTTCCTCGCGCGGATCTCCCGCGGTCGCACCGTGCGGCAGTTCGTGGGCGGGGTGCTGGTCGCGCCGTCGTTGTTCACGCTCGTGTGGTTCGCGATCTTCGGCTGGTCGGCGATGCGCATCGACGGCATCGACGGGAGCGGCGGCGAGCTGTCCGAGGCCGTCTCCCAGGACGTCGCCCTGGCGATGTTCACCTTCTTCGAGAACTTCCCGGCGGCGACTCTCGTCCAGGGCATCGCCGTGATCGTGGTGGCGCTGTTCTTCGCGACGTCGTCCGACTCCGCCTCCCTCGTGGTCGACATGCTGTGCGTGGGCAGCACCGACGCCGGCCCCGTGCGGCAGCGCGTCTTCTGGGGCATCAGCGAGGGTGCGCTCGCGGCGTCGCTCATCATCCTCGGTGGGGTCACCGGCCAGGACGGGCTCGGGGCTCTGCAGCAGGTGATCACCGTCATCGGACTGCCGATCTTCCTTCTCGTGTTCCTCATGATGTTCAGCCTGGTCAAGGGGCTGCGCGACGAGCGAGTCGCTGCCCTGGAGGCGCAGTTCGCGGATCTGGCGGCTCGGAGACGGTTCCCGCACCGCAGTGCGGGGGCCACGCCGCGGCCGGGCGGCGAACCGACGCGCGCCACCGTGTCCGACGACGGCGAGCCGACGCCCGCCCCCGCGCCCGACGACGGCGAGCCCTCGTCGGGCAGCGTCTGA
- a CDS encoding YciI family protein, which produces MKYLMLKHYRGGPEAHPGFSAPMDRWTPEEINAHVAFMGKVIDDLRERGEFVDAQALSPEGTFVRYDGEGRPPATDGPFAETKDLIAGWMVIDVDSEERAHEAAAYLSSAPGKDGKPLHEWIEVRPFLADPPVVE; this is translated from the coding sequence ATGAAGTACCTGATGCTCAAGCACTACCGCGGCGGCCCGGAGGCGCACCCGGGATTCTCGGCCCCGATGGACCGGTGGACGCCGGAGGAGATCAACGCCCACGTCGCCTTCATGGGCAAGGTCATCGACGACCTGCGTGAGCGCGGCGAGTTCGTCGATGCCCAGGCCCTCTCCCCGGAGGGCACCTTCGTCCGGTACGACGGCGAGGGGCGCCCGCCCGCCACGGACGGACCCTTCGCCGAGACGAAGGACCTCATCGCGGGCTGGATGGTCATCGACGTCGACTCCGAGGAGCGGGCGCACGAGGCGGCGGCCTACCTGTCGTCGGCGCCGGGCAAGGACGGCAAGCCCTTGCACGAGTGGATCGAGGTGCGTCCCTTCCTCGCCGACCCGCCGGTGGTCGAGTGA
- a CDS encoding RNA polymerase sigma factor, whose amino-acid sequence MIRELAGQVLGVLVRRGADFAAAEDAVQDALVEAVRRWGNEVVDDGGPGAHAFAGRPRGGSTITNPVAGVPSGDAPAEAMVGGAGSRADRGDRPADLKAWLVTVAWRKFLDARRSASARALREVKVSLEPPSGPSEQADDTLLILSRCCHPALTPASAIALTLRAVGGLTTARIARAFLVPEATMAQRISRAKRTVAGERFEAPGDVTAVLRVLYLMFNEGFTGGPGPGGRAGASAPGAAVPSAAPPAGRDVDLAAEAIRLARQLTAAVPDDPEAAGLLALMLLHHARRAARFDDVGALVPLDRQDRSRWDTAMIAEGVGILQRALARDLLGEYQAQAAIAALHDDARTAAETDWPQILTWYDELLALAPRNPVAELNRAVAVGHVDGAYAGLRALESLDPGLPRYDAATAYLLQMAGERAAAARRYAAAAEAADNSAERTHLLKQAARWSAGGP is encoded by the coding sequence GTGATCCGGGAGCTGGCCGGGCAGGTCCTGGGCGTCCTCGTCCGCCGCGGAGCCGACTTCGCGGCGGCCGAGGACGCCGTCCAGGACGCCCTCGTCGAGGCCGTCCGCCGCTGGGGGAACGAGGTCGTGGACGACGGCGGCCCCGGTGCACACGCGTTCGCGGGCAGGCCCCGCGGCGGTTCGACGATCACGAACCCGGTGGCCGGCGTACCGTCCGGCGATGCGCCTGCCGAGGCGATGGTGGGTGGTGCCGGCAGCCGGGCGGATCGCGGCGACCGGCCCGCCGACCTGAAGGCCTGGCTCGTCACGGTCGCCTGGCGCAAGTTCCTGGACGCGCGCCGGTCGGCGTCGGCCCGTGCGCTGCGCGAGGTGAAGGTGAGCCTGGAGCCGCCGTCGGGCCCGAGCGAGCAGGCCGACGACACGCTCCTGATCCTCAGCCGCTGCTGCCACCCCGCGCTGACCCCGGCGTCGGCGATCGCGCTGACGCTGCGGGCCGTGGGCGGGCTGACGACGGCGCGGATCGCGCGGGCGTTCCTGGTGCCCGAGGCGACGATGGCGCAGCGGATCTCGCGCGCGAAACGCACCGTGGCGGGCGAGCGCTTCGAGGCGCCGGGCGACGTGACCGCCGTGCTGCGGGTGCTCTACCTGATGTTCAACGAGGGCTTCACGGGCGGACCGGGTCCCGGCGGACGAGCGGGCGCGTCCGCGCCGGGCGCGGCCGTCCCCTCCGCCGCGCCGCCGGCCGGCCGCGACGTGGACCTGGCCGCCGAGGCGATCCGGCTCGCACGTCAGCTGACCGCCGCCGTCCCCGACGACCCCGAGGCTGCCGGGCTGCTCGCGCTCATGCTGCTGCACCACGCGCGGCGGGCGGCGCGGTTCGACGACGTCGGCGCGCTCGTCCCGCTCGACCGGCAGGACCGGTCGCGGTGGGACACGGCGATGATCGCCGAGGGCGTCGGCATCCTGCAGCGTGCGCTCGCGCGCGACCTGCTGGGCGAGTACCAGGCGCAGGCCGCGATCGCCGCCCTGCACGACGACGCGCGCACCGCCGCCGAGACCGACTGGCCGCAGATCCTGACCTGGTACGACGAACTCCTCGCCCTGGCGCCGCGGAACCCGGTGGCCGAGCTCAACCGGGCGGTCGCCGTCGGGCACGTGGACGGGGCGTACGCCGGGCTGCGGGCCCTCGAGTCGCTCGACCCCGGGCTGCCGCGGTACGACGCCGCGACCGCCTACCTGCTCCAGATGGCGGGCGAGCGGGCGGCGGCCGCACGCCGCTACGCGGCCGCCGCGGAGGCCGCCGACAACTCCGCCGAGCGGACGCACCTGCTGAAACAGGCGGCGCGATGGAGTGCCGGCGGGCCGTGA
- a CDS encoding ricin-type beta-trefoil lectin domain protein: protein MRTSRNHRPAPRLPRPPARRPFPRRALSMLAACALLPVAALAAAPPAAADTSDFRGTNWAVLGDNFSTGPLVVDGLTESDSYATVQAKANALYDDMESTLGINTVRLPVNTHTVGTDWWNRYRGAVDAATDRGFKVILAYWEDGAASGGRVTDHAAWNTMWSTVTSQYGGNSLVYFEPMNEPHGYSSAEWRDVAADWLDQHYSAPAGRVLIGGTGYSQDLRDVCDDSRFDGTLLSFHHYAFFYGEMSYENWRNHVTQRLGNCAGRAVATEFGAPMNDGRNYGDPGSGDNFVRHIRAVTDVMRENDMGGTYWPAVGGKPGTIGYDWYSMYAMQGSGSDLSLTLRNESGANRLRWAWGDDVDPDAGNPGTTVTAIVNEGSAKCVDVVSGSTDPGAEIIQYTCHGGANQQWTLNDLGNGYHQIVNQGSGLCLDVDAASTADGARAIQWTCNGGTNQQWELRDAGSVVELVARHSGKCLDVLDQSTANNARLTQYSCWGGANQHWTL from the coding sequence ATGAGAACCTCTCGCAACCACCGCCCCGCGCCGCGCCTGCCGCGTCCGCCCGCCCGGCGCCCGTTCCCGCGCCGCGCCCTGAGCATGCTCGCCGCGTGCGCCCTCCTCCCGGTCGCCGCGCTGGCCGCCGCGCCGCCGGCCGCCGCCGACACCAGTGACTTCCGGGGCACCAACTGGGCCGTGCTGGGCGACAACTTCAGCACCGGGCCGCTCGTCGTGGACGGGCTGACCGAGTCCGACTCCTACGCCACCGTCCAGGCCAAGGCGAACGCCCTCTACGACGACATGGAGTCCACGCTCGGCATCAACACCGTCCGCCTCCCGGTCAACACCCACACCGTCGGTACGGACTGGTGGAACCGGTACCGCGGCGCCGTCGACGCCGCCACCGACCGCGGCTTCAAGGTCATCCTCGCCTACTGGGAGGACGGCGCCGCCTCGGGCGGGCGGGTCACCGACCACGCCGCCTGGAACACGATGTGGTCCACCGTGACCTCCCAGTACGGCGGCAACTCCCTGGTCTACTTCGAGCCGATGAACGAGCCGCACGGCTACAGCTCCGCCGAGTGGCGCGACGTGGCGGCGGACTGGCTCGACCAGCACTACTCCGCACCCGCGGGCCGGGTGCTCATCGGCGGCACCGGGTACAGCCAGGACCTGCGCGACGTGTGCGACGACTCCCGCTTCGACGGCACCCTGCTCTCGTTCCACCACTATGCCTTTTTCTACGGCGAGATGAGCTACGAGAACTGGCGCAACCACGTCACCCAGCGCCTCGGCAACTGCGCCGGCCGCGCCGTGGCCACCGAGTTCGGCGCGCCGATGAACGACGGCCGCAACTACGGCGACCCGGGCAGCGGCGACAACTTCGTGCGCCACATCCGCGCGGTCACCGACGTCATGCGCGAGAACGACATGGGCGGCACCTACTGGCCCGCCGTCGGCGGCAAGCCCGGCACCATCGGCTACGACTGGTACTCGATGTACGCGATGCAGGGCAGCGGCAGCGACCTGTCGCTCACGCTCCGCAACGAGTCCGGCGCGAACCGGCTGCGCTGGGCGTGGGGCGACGACGTCGACCCGGACGCCGGCAACCCCGGCACCACCGTCACGGCGATCGTGAACGAGGGCTCCGCCAAGTGCGTCGACGTCGTGAGCGGGTCCACGGACCCCGGCGCCGAGATCATCCAGTACACGTGCCACGGCGGCGCGAACCAGCAGTGGACCCTGAACGACCTCGGCAACGGGTACCACCAGATCGTCAACCAGGGCTCAGGACTCTGCCTCGACGTCGACGCCGCATCGACCGCCGACGGCGCCCGCGCCATCCAGTGGACCTGCAACGGCGGCACCAACCAGCAGTGGGAGCTGCGCGACGCCGGCAGCGTCGTCGAGCTCGTCGCCCGCCACTCGGGCAAGTGCCTCGACGTGCTCGACCAGTCGACCGCGAACAACGCCCGGCTCACCCAGTACTCGTGCTGGGGCGGCGCCAACCAGCACTGGACCCTCTGA
- a CDS encoding YqjF family protein, with amino-acid sequence MTGPTARRGPRSRTFLTAEWRRLVMLSYDIDPDVLRPLVPRGVVLDTWDGRTLVSMVGFEFLDTRLLGVPVPFHRDFDEINLRFYVRRDTAEGPRRGVVFVKEIVPRPALAAVARIAYGERYVSRPMRHRIDLSDDGVTPAGLVGYAWYDGGTWHRLHATTTGEARPPAAGSQEEFVTEHY; translated from the coding sequence GTGACCGGCCCCACCGCGCGTCGCGGCCCGCGCTCCCGCACGTTCCTCACCGCCGAGTGGCGGCGGCTGGTGATGCTGAGCTACGACATCGACCCGGACGTGCTGCGGCCCCTCGTGCCGCGCGGCGTCGTGCTCGACACCTGGGACGGCCGGACGCTCGTCAGCATGGTCGGGTTCGAGTTCCTCGACACCCGGCTGCTCGGCGTCCCCGTGCCGTTCCACCGCGACTTCGACGAGATCAACCTGCGGTTCTACGTGCGTCGCGACACCGCCGAGGGGCCACGCCGCGGCGTCGTGTTCGTCAAGGAGATCGTGCCGCGTCCGGCGCTGGCCGCCGTCGCACGGATCGCCTACGGCGAACGGTACGTCTCCCGCCCGATGCGGCACCGCATCGACTTGTCCGACGACGGCGTCACCCCCGCCGGCCTCGTCGGATACGCCTGGTACGACGGCGGCACCTGGCACCGCCTGCACGCCACCACCACGGGCGAGGCCCGCCCGCCCGCTGCCGGCTCCCAGGAGGAGTTCGTCACGGAGCACTACTGA